The following nucleotide sequence is from Nocardioides daedukensis.
TCCAGGAGACCCGCCAACGCGGTCACGCCACCGAGGACGGCGAGGTCACCCCCGGCTTCGCGAGCGTCGCCGCCGCGGTCCTCGACCACAACGGCTACCCCGCTGCCGGGGTAGCGATCACGCACGCCAGCGAGACTCCCGATCCCAGCCACGCCGAGGCGGTACGTCGTACCGCGGCCGAGCTGACCCGGCGCCTGGGCGGGCGACCACGATGATGCGCAGCCTGTGGCTCGAGGACACCGGCTTCGTCGCCGTGCACCCGCGGTTCGGGCTGCGGCCCAAGGATTACCAGGAAGCGGTGCACGCGCGCAGACTGAGTCTTCAGGGCCCGGGGCCGGAACCTTCCCCACCTCTGCGCCTGTCACTGGGGGCAAGGCCCCTGACCGCGATCACGATCGGGGCTGCGGCGGGAGCCGTGGCCAGCTCGGGGACGTTCGCGGTCGGGCTCCCGACGTGGACCATGCCCTTCTGGGTGGCCGGCACCTGGATGGCTGCCAGGGCGACGCAGATCGCGTCGAGGGAGAGCGACGGACAACCGGTGACCCGTGACGACGTCGTGCAGGGTGACCGAGCGCGCGCCGCGCTGGGCGACCTGACCATGTCGGACGTGATCAGCATGCGGCAGATCCCTGACGAGTGCGTCAACGAGTTCAAGCGGCTGATCACCCTGGCCAACTTCGCGACACCCGAGGAGCTCGATGAGGCCCTGGCTCGGCTCCACCGCGAAGCCACTCGGATGGTCGCCGGCACCTGGCGCGACCCGGTGGCCGGGGTGATCGAGCCCGAACCCCCGCGGCGCCCGGCGCTCCCCCGCGACACCCGGCAGCGCAACGACTGGGCCAAGGCACTGATCGACCACGACGCGGTCGAGCAGGAGTGGGCGGCGATCGTGCTCGACCGGTTCGCCGTGCTCGAGGTCCCGCTCCTGCTCGACGTGAAGCAGCCGGAGACCGCCGCGTTCATCGATGCCTATGCCCGGGCCCAGGACTTCCGAGCCGTGCACGGCCGGTTCTTCGACCCCGCTCTCGAGCCGGAGTACGTCGACCTCGTGCGCGCCGCTGTCGAGACCTGGACGACCGCGCAGCGCACCGCACGCGAGGTCGGGCTGCAGTTCCTGCCCAAGGCCGAGCAGAGCCTGGTTCGCAAGGCGATCAAGATGCTGGCCCAGGCCGAGGACCCGACGCGACCCGTCGCGGCGCGAGTCCACGCTGCCCGCCGGGCGGCACGCCTATTGGCAAAGGTGCACACAGTCGTCCTGCCCAAATGACTCCTCGGCCTTGGTGGTCACGGGTGACCTGGGCCACGCTGGGTCGTTGGTGCATTCATGAAGTCGACGCACACTCCCGAGAAGCTGAGGCTGTTGATCGCCTCGGCTCTGGGCACGGTCCTCGTTGCGACGGTCGCCGTCGTGCCCTCCTTCCGGTTCGAGGACACCACCTCGCTGGCCGACACCTATGAGGCGTCGCGCCCGGTCCAGGCCGACGACGGGCACTGGCACGAGCACGACCCGGCGCGCAAGAACGACCTGAGCCAGTCCGACGAGATGCAGGCCGACGTTCAGGCCGACGTTCAGGCCGGGGCGACCAGTGCCTCCACCACGGACCCGACGACGGCGTCCGAGGCGCGGGAGAACGCGGCGTACGTCGCCAGGAGTCGCACCAGCAAGGACCCCGAGCTGCTCCCGGCTTCCTTCACGTCCCCGCGTCGCACCGTGCCCGAGAGCCGCTATGCCGTCGCAGGTGGCTGCTATGCGCTGAACGGCCAGAAGATCACCTTCCGGGCCACCGACCTGGGCGTGCACCTGCTCTACACGACCAGGCGCACATTCGTGACCGGCAACCTCGGCACCCAGGTCATCCTCGCCAAGAAGCCCACGCGCCTTGCCGAGTGGACCACCCAGCGCACCAGCAAGGGCTTCACCTTCCGCCTCCACGACGGCCGCTACCTGGCGACTCGTGGCAAGACCCTGGTCGCGACGAAGGCTCCGGGCTACTTCCAGCTCCGCAGGACGACCGGCTGTACGTCGTACCCCGAGGTCCAGGTCAACGTGCAGGGCGCCCCGCACAAGGGCACGACGTCCTACCAGGAGGTGCGCGGCTATGTGGACGCGCACGTGCACGGGATGGCCTTCGAGTTCCTCGGCGGCAGCGTGCACTGCGGTCGGCCGTGGCACAAGTATGGTCCCGAGTTCGCGCTCAAGGACTGCCTCGACCACGAGATGACCGGCGGCAAGGGCGCGCTGCTGGAGAGCGTCCTGTCCGGCGAGCCGGCCCACGACCCGGTCGGCTGGCCGACGTTCAAGGACTGGCCGGCGCCCAAGTCGCTGACCCACGAGGGCACCTACTACAAGTGGACCGAGCGTTCCTGGCGTGGTGGCCAGCGCCTGCTGGTCAACCTGCTCGTGGAGAACGGCAAGCTGTGCCAGATCTATCCGCTGAAGCGGAACTCCTGCGACGACATGAAGTCCGCCAAGCTGCAGGCCAAGGACATGCGCCTGCTCGAGCGCTACATCGACGCGCAGTACGGCGGCCCCGGCAAGGGTTGGTACCGCATCGTCACCAGCCCCTGGCAGGCCCGCAAGGTGATCAACGAGGGCAAACTCGCCGTGGTGATGGGGGTCGAGGTCTCCATCCCGTTCGGCTGCACGATGAAGCTCGACGTCGCGCAGTGCGACAAGGCATCGATCACCCGACAGCTCGACGAGCTCTATGACCTCGGCGTGCGGCAGATGGAGCTGGTCAACAAGTTCGACAACGCCCTGGCCGGCGTGGCCGGCGACGAGGGCGCGATCGGCCCGCTGGTGAACGCCGCCAACTTCCTC
It contains:
- a CDS encoding peptidase, which encodes MKSTHTPEKLRLLIASALGTVLVATVAVVPSFRFEDTTSLADTYEASRPVQADDGHWHEHDPARKNDLSQSDEMQADVQADVQAGATSASTTDPTTASEARENAAYVARSRTSKDPELLPASFTSPRRTVPESRYAVAGGCYALNGQKITFRATDLGVHLLYTTRRTFVTGNLGTQVILAKKPTRLAEWTTQRTSKGFTFRLHDGRYLATRGKTLVATKAPGYFQLRRTTGCTSYPEVQVNVQGAPHKGTTSYQEVRGYVDAHVHGMAFEFLGGSVHCGRPWHKYGPEFALKDCLDHEMTGGKGALLESVLSGEPAHDPVGWPTFKDWPAPKSLTHEGTYYKWTERSWRGGQRLLVNLLVENGKLCQIYPLKRNSCDDMKSAKLQAKDMRLLERYIDAQYGGPGKGWYRIVTSPWQARKVINEGKLAVVMGVEVSIPFGCTMKLDVAQCDKASITRQLDELYDLGVRQMELVNKFDNALAGVAGDEGAIGPLVNAANFLETGTFWNMAHCEPEDGESADKAQLALPDLSGGAQDALFGALVKVAGLGLPALPLYGTPLHCNQRGLTDLGSYAVDLMMSRKMLIDPDHMSVKARQATLTQLEQANYSGVVSSHSWSTPDAYPRIYKLGGFVAPMAGDSTGFYEKWQRHLGWADSRYYFGFGFGADINGLAEQAEPRGAAVKNKVNYPFTGINGIRIDKQVSGKRTYDINVDGVSHYGLYPDWVEDLRRIGGSENGAAIVEDMSRGAEAYLQTWERAQGVKADSCRNPDLRRATSTWKRSVTRGMTSTQLIKALGQPYTRLGTTYTFCAKTSTRSRVPVSVSLSPGGRVLSTRFG